From Megalops cyprinoides isolate fMegCyp1 chromosome 18, fMegCyp1.pri, whole genome shotgun sequence, one genomic window encodes:
- the ino80b gene encoding INO80 complex subunit B — protein sequence MGKKKDMIHPKFLSGDMDMSMGHNAHKKKHKKHKKHKKKHHREDGGHSFSSEALESDSGIIIKPQLKLKIKLGGQTLGTKSVPTFTVVPEVPRSPSPLMIVDDDDDDEPTEGVPIEQYRAWLDEDSNLDPSPLPDMDTESFLGGPMDEEEKWLDALEKGELDDNGELKKEIDESLLTARQKALLHKQQSQPLLELPMGYKEKEMTEEMMQKREERARKRRLQAAKKAEENKKQTIERLTKTSKAKVKSMRERKSKQALCPMVRYSDSFQGMAISFPQGVPTPASAPPCPPPTPVNCGVEGCLNIKRYSCSKTGIPLCSLECYRKNLMVQGVA from the exons ATGGGGAAGAAGAAAGACATGATCCATCCAAAGTTTCTTTCGG gTGATATGGACATGTCCATGGGACACAATGCACACAAGAAGAAGCATAAAAAGCACAAGAAACACAAGAAGAAGCACCACCGGGAGGATGGGGGACACAGCTTCTCCTCAGAGGCGCTGGAGTCCGACTCTGGGATCATAATCAAGCCCCAGCTGAAGCTGAAGATCAAACTAGGGGGTCAGACCCTGGGCACTAAGAG TGTACCTACGTTCACCGTGGTCCCGGAGGTCCCTCGCTCCCCGTCACCACTGATGATCGTGgacgatgacgatgacgatgagCCCACAGAGGGTGTCCCCATTGAGCAGTACAGAGCCTGGCTAG ATGAGGACAGTAATCTGGACCCCTCCCCTCTTCCTGACATGGATACGGAGTCATTCCTTGGGGGTCCCATGGACGAGGAGGAGAAGTGGCTGGACGCCTTGGAGAAAGGGGAGCTGGATGACAACggggagctgaagaaggagatCGATGAATCTCTGCTTACAGCCAGACAG AAAGCCCTGCTTCATAAGCAGCAGAGTCAGCCCTTGCTGGAGCTGCCCATGGGCTACAAGGAGAAGGAGATGACGGAGGAGATGATGCAGAAGCGGGAGGAGCGGGCCCGCAAGCGCCGCCTGCAGGCCGCCAAGAAGGCGGAGGAGAACAAGAAGCAGACCATCGAGAGGCTCACCAAGACCAGCAAGGCCAAGGTGAAGAGCATGAGAGAGCGCAAGTCCAAGCAGGCCCTGTGCCCCATGGTCCGCTACTCCGACTCATTCCAGGGCATGGCCATCTCGTTCCCCCAGGGCGTGCCCACCCCGGCCTCCGCGCCCCCTtgccccccgcccaccccagtCAACTGCGGGGTTGAGGGTTGCTTAAACATCAAGAGGTACTCCTGCTCCAAGACTGGGATACCACTCTGCAGTCTAGAGTGCTACAGGAAGAACCTCATGGTTCAGGGTGTGGCCTGA
- the aadat gene encoding kynurenine/alpha-aminoadipate aminotransferase, mitochondrial — protein MNYSRFLTAVSAARKPSPIRILTELQQRSPPSLISLAGGAPNPNTFPFHSATINVKNAGNIVFDETTMKRALQYSGSYGIPELISWMKDLQRNLHNPPTAGYTAEKGQMEMCVTTGSQEGLCKVFEMLVNPGDNVLLDAPTYSGTLAALQPLGCNIINVPSDQYGMIPKDLKEILSRWDPADAHRPGSTVPRILYTIPNGGNPTGASMTTERKREVYQLAREYDLLIIEDDPYYFLQFQKPWAPTFLSMDIDGRILRTDSFSKILSSGLRIGFVTGPKPLVDRVVLHIQASTMHTSTFTQLMVSQLLHQWGQEGFLNHIDGVVEFYRKQRDAMLSSADRWLKDVAEWYAPAAGMFLWIKLKGVADTQQLIMEKALEKEVLLVPGGVFNINSSDPCPYVRAAFSLSTPQQIDEAFKRLSALIKEAL, from the exons ATGAATTACTCCAGATTTTTGACTGCCGTGAGTGCAGCAAGGAAGCCTTCTCCAATCCGCATATTAA CTGAACTTCAACAGCGGTCACCCCCCTCTTTGATCTCACTGGCTGGGGGGGCTCCCAACCCCAACACCTTCCCCTTCCACTCTGCCACCATAAACGTGAAAAATGCAGGCAACATCGTGTTTGATGAGACGACAATGAAGAGGGCCCTCCAGTACTCTGGCTCCTATGG GATCCCAGAGCTCATCTCTTGGATGAAGGACCTCCAGAGGAATCTGCACAACCCCCCCACAGCGGGCTACACCGCTGAGAAAGGGCAGATGGAGATGTGTGTGACAACAGGCAGCCAAGAAGGCCTTTGCAAG GTGTTTGAGATGCTCGTTAATCCCGGAGACAATGTCCTTCTTGATGCACCTACATATTCCGGAACTCTGGCAGCG CTACAACCACTGGGGTGTAATATAATTAATGTCCCAAGTGATCAGTATGGAATGATCCCAAAAGACCTGAAGGAGATCCTTTCCAGGTGGGACCCAGCAGATGCCCACAGGCCAGGCAGTACAGTTCCCAGAATCCTCTACACCATCCCCAATGGGGGCAACCCTACTGGGGCATCAATGACCACGGAGCGGAAGAGAGAGGTCTACCAG cttGCCAGAGAATACGACCTCCTTATAATTGAGGATGATCCCTactattttttgcagtttcaaaAG CCCTGGGCACCCACATTTCTCTCCATGGATATAGATGGGCGAATTCTCCGGACGGACTCCTTCTCAAAGATCCTGTCATCAGG tctgaggatTGGGTTTGTAACAGGACCAAAGCCTCTCGTGGACAGAGTGGTGCTCCACATTCAGGCCTCCACCATGCATaccagcacattcacacag CTTATGGTTTCTCAGCTGCTGCATCAGTGGGGCCAAGAGGGGTTTCTCAACCACATAGATGG tgtggtGGAGTTTTACAGAAAACAGCGTGATGCCATGCTGTCCTCAGCGGACAGATGGCTTAAAG ACGTGGCAGAGTGGTACGCCCCAGCGGCTGGCATGTTCCTGTGGATAAAGCTGAAGGGCGTTGCTGACACCCAGCAGCTCATCATGGAGAAGGCTctggagaaggag GTGCTACTGGTCCCTGGAGGGGTGTTCAACATCAATAGCTCAGATCCCTGTCCCTATGTCAGAGCGGCCTTCTCACTGTCCACCCCACAACAGATAGAtgag gCTTTCAAGAGACTGTCTGCTCTAATCAAGGAGGCCCTATGA